GAGAATGATGGATATGTGGCACCAAAAGTTGGCATGGAGTTTGAATCAGAAGATGATGCATACAAGTGTTACAGTGTGTATGCTGTTCTAGAAGGTTTCAGCATTCGAAAAGATTTTGTAAACAAAAGTAGGATAAGCGGTGCAGTGGTATCCAGAAGGTACACTTGTTATAGACAAGGTTATCGGCCTGCCAAACATACTGGAAACGTGAGGAAATCCTCCCGGCAGGAAACAAGAACTGGTTGCTTGGCCCATATGACCATTGCCCGTCAACCCAATGGCAAGTTTCGTGTCACTCATTTTGAAACAAAACACAATCATGAGTTTGTAACGCCATCTACAGCTCATATGTTACCATCACAAAAGAGATTAGATTTTGTTCAAGCAGTTGAAGCTGACTTAGCCAATCATCCTGGAATGGATGGCGTACCAAAACTTGGGATGGGATTTGATTCAGAAGATCATGCATACAAGTTTTACAACACATATGCTGGACAGATAGGGTTCAGCGTCCGGAAAGATTACGTAAATAGGAGTAAGATAGATGGTGCTGTGGCATCTAGACGGTTTACTTGTTTTAGAGAAGGTTTTCGACAGAAAGACAAACGGGATTCAAATGTGAAGAGACCTCGAAAGGAAACAAGAATCGGCTGTTTTGCACAACTGGTTATCTCTCGTCAGCCTGATGGTAAATATCGTGTCACTCATTTTGAAGAAAAGCACAATCATGAGCTTGTGGCTGCATGTAGAGTTCGCATGTTGCGATCACAAAAGAGACCGGCCGTAGCTCAAGTCATGGATGACAATTTAGTTTCTGGCTGTAAGATTCAGCCAAAATCAGCCATTGAATTGCTATGTAGGACAGTTGACAATTGCAAGGATCTTGGTTATGATCCCGTtgattataaaagtaaactacCTTTCCGACGTATGAGGGAGATGAAAGAGGGAGAACAAGAAAGGATACGATTTTATTTTCAAAGCAAACATTTAAAAAACCCTTCTTTCTTTTACGCCATCCAACTGGATGCTGATGGTCAAATAGCTAATGtattttgggctgatgcaaaGATGGTGGTGGACTACAGTGACTTTGGTGATGTGGTTTGCTTTGATACAACTTGCAGATTATACAGAGATTGCCGACCGTTTGCATCTTTCATTGGGGTTAATCATCATAAGCAAATGGTGATCTTTGGTGCTGCACTTTTATATGATGTAACTGTTGAATCTTTCAAGTGGCTATTTCAAACTTTCATTCAAGCAATGTCTGGAAAGAAGCCAAAGACTTTCCTCACAGATGATGAGGCAACAATGACTGAAGCAGTTGGTTCAGTATTGCCTGAAACGCATCATCGAATGTGTGTATGGCATGTGTACCAAAATGGGCTTAAACAACTGGGCGACTTGTTTGTGGGCTCAGGATCTTTCGTCAGTGATTTAAGCTGTTGCTTTTTTGACCACGAGGAAGAGGAGGATTTCATTAATGCATGGAAGGCCATGCTAGACGTATATGGTCTCTGGGAAAACGAGTGGTTGCGTGAGATATTTGAATGTAGAGAGAAATGGGCTGTAGCATATGGAAGGCATAACTTTTGTGCTGACATCAAAAGTGCACTACTTCGTGAAAATTTTACTGCCAACTTGAAGAAGTATCTGAAGTCCGACTTAGATGTGCTTCCATTTCTCAAACATCTTGGAAAGGTGGTGAATGATTGGCACTACAAAGAATTAGAAGCTAATTATGATATGAGCCAACGAATGCCAAGGCTAATGGGGGATGTGATTCTGTTAAAGCAGGCAAGGGATACTTACACGCCAGAAATTTTTGAATTGTTCCAGCTAGAATATGAAACATGCCTCAATATTCTCGTCAACCAATGCACTGAGAATGGGTCGTTGTTTGTGTACAAACTCAGCATATATGGACAACTGCGAGAGTACACAGTTACTTTTAATTCTGCCGATGAGAATGTTTCCTGCAATTGTATGAAATTCGAGTTTATGGGAGTTTTGTGCAGCCATGCATTAAAAGTGCTCGATTATAGAAATATAAAGCTACTCCCGACCAAATACATCTTGAAGAGATGGACAAAAGATGCAAGAGCCTGAATTAAAATGGCAATTTGGAGCACCGCATTAGAATACAAGTTGGCTGAAACAATGCTGATAGAAATATCTGTGACTTGTGACAGTTGAATTATTTGCAATGGCTGCTAGCTTTGACAATTTCCTTGAAGAAAACTCACTGTAAAGAGGGAGCAGTCTGCTGACTGAATTTATGTCAATACCGTACAATATCATGCCGTATACCTTCTTCCGTTTGTATCACGAAAGCTTGaatgaatgtgaagctctcatcTTCtgctaatctctctctctctctctctctctctctctctctctcatccataGCATAACCATTTTCAACATTCAATGGGGTCTTAGTGTTGGACTTCGATTTTGCCCGATGCTGCAGATGATCCATTTGAAATCAGCGAGGGCggctctttaaatatttttaaaaaagaaaaaaatacataaattcactaataattacttcttcaatcattaaaaaaattttaaaaaataaaataaacacactCGGTCAAAGCTTCGGTTCACTTAACATTTCCAACAAGTGAAAGAAATGCAGGGATCATTGAAGTGAGTATGACATTTTACTGTTTTGGCCATTTTCCATTTCCATTGAAAGGTGGATTGGCTATAGATAAGTATATTTCCAAAGAATTATTCCCTCGTTACGGAGATCCATAATTTCCACTCACACTTGCATCATCTACTCAAGCTCTGAGACAGATTTCTTTTAAGATGTCCCttcctttgctattcaaattaTTACAGGGGCCATAGTAAGAATCAATCCACGACTATCTAAAGTGTGTTCTTATTAATTCAACCTTGGTTAGACTCCACGAATATATGTTGCTTCTTTTCCCAACTATGACAggcttgatttttatttattggggTTTGCTTGATAGCCATAGAAAGCTGCTCTCGCTGGGTCACAGTAGCATATCTTAAGTTTATTAATGGCTCCTCCATTCTTGGAGTTCGGCAACAATAtctttttgtctcaaaaacGTATGAAACGTAAAAACAAATAAGCCACTGCTCATTTCCTAACATTCCTGTCATAACATATCACATATGAGAGATACTTGGGTCATTTCTGTTCCTTCAACCGAGTGAACGTTTAAACAGACAATTTCCCTGATTGGGGCATCTGCATACATGTGAAATCTCTCCCAGGCATTTACTTTTTGGCATGCTGGATTATCGCAAAAATGTGGAACTCTCTCCAAGCTTCAAGTGGCGATGGTACTATCGAATTGCATTCAACGTTGTTCGATGACATTCTGCTCTCTAGATCTATGTAACATTTGTGTTTCCAGCCTTCCATCTGAACATTATATTCTTGTTAGTATCTACAGTTGTGGAGTGAAAGAATGAGTTGGAGTTCGACAATCCTTTCCATGAACATGCTTGGAgccatttctttttattgaaaGCCTCTGAGGAGGTAGAGGGGATGTGCTCTCTACCATGATGCTGGGCTTTCTTCCTAGCTTGGGTGATTGCAGATGTGTCAATGAAACCTACATGAACGAATAGATTGATAATCGTGATTTTTGCAGATTAAAATAATTCCACTTAGCATAGACATTTAAGTTCTACATATACGAAGAAATCGAAAGACGAAAAAGGAAACATGGCTTTTCAAGTAGATATCTTTCTAGCTGCTGCTTTAAGGTGATGTTTCTCAAGCTGCTTTATGATCAGTTGCGAGAGTTTATTCCAGGTGTTTTCTAGTCTCCAAAAATGACCGATCGAACCACTATAATTTGTGCAGCAACTCTACTCAATTACACAAATGTCACACTAAGGTAACTTAAAGAGGAAAGATACCTTCTTTATCTCATCCTGttgctcttttctttccttataaAAATTAGGCAGTGGCCTGGCTTTGAAGCAAAGGCTTTGGCGCAGTTTTCTAATTTCTATTTCTGCTTTCTCCTGCACAAAATGGTCATAGAAGTCATGTCATTGACTGAGCTAAGTTATATAAAGCAAACACGTCTATAATGTTCCCTCCATGCGCATGAAGCTGCAGAGtgttataatttatatgaaagttCTGCCggtaactcaaaatattttggaAATCAAATGAAGCTTGGTAATGAGATAATAACCTTGAGTTTTGTCTGCAGCTGCAATTTTTGTGCATCATTAGCATTGAATTTGTCTTCTAGCTTCTGGAAGCAATGGGGAAGAAATGGCAAAGACAAAATTCCGTAAGCTAGCAACATAATTATAGTCCACAACATAAATTcat
The genomic region above belongs to Carya illinoinensis cultivar Pawnee chromosome 4, C.illinoinensisPawnee_v1, whole genome shotgun sequence and contains:
- the LOC122307823 gene encoding protein FAR1-RELATED SEQUENCE 5-like yields the protein MNSSEPDITTHAPEEDIENEHQRSTVLGIDTGQASQIPESSFVEQIQVVNGDEREYQSPNGSSVDKNQVAIDSEHDFETPSVSSFDKSQGEIDGEASLTPDDSSVNKFDMEVVGEFECQSPDAVSVDVSGVGINIKGENDGYVAPKVGMEFESEDDAYKCYSVYAVLEGFSIRKDFVNKSRISGAVVSRRYTCYRQGYRPAKHTGNVRKSSRQETRTGCLAHMTIARQPNGKFRVTHFETKHNHEFVTPSTAHMLPSQKRLDFVQAVEADLANHPGMDGVPKLGMGFDSEDHAYKFYNTYAGQIGFSVRKDYVNRSKIDGAVASRRFTCFREGFRQKDKRDSNVKRPRKETRIGCFAQLVISRQPDGKYRVTHFEEKHNHELVAACRVRMLRSQKRPAVAQVMDDNLVSGCKIQPKSAIELLCRTVDNCKDLGYDPVDYKSKLPFRRMREMKEGEQERIRFYFQSKHLKNPSFFYAIQLDADGQIANVFWADAKMVVDYSDFGDVVCFDTTCRLYRDCRPFASFIGVNHHKQMVIFGAALLYDVTVESFKWLFQTFIQAMSGKKPKTFLTDDEATMTEAVGSVLPETHHRMCVWHVYQNGLKQLGDLFVGSGSFVSDLSCCFFDHEEEEDFINAWKAMLDVYGLWENEWLREIFECREKWAVAYGRHNFCADIKSALLRENFTANLKKYLKSDLDVLPFLKHLGKVVNDWHYKELEANYDMSQRMPRLMGDVILLKQARDTYTPEIFELFQLEYETCLNILVNQCTENGSLFVYKLSIYGQLREYTVTFNSADENVSCNCMKFEFMGVLCSHALKVLDYRNIKLLPTKYILKRWTKDARA